The proteins below are encoded in one region of Amycolatopsis magusensis:
- a CDS encoding SGNH/GDSL hydrolase family protein: MHRTTLALLALFAAILFPVPASADAPARIMALGDSITGSPGCWRALLWQHLQQTGHTDIDFVGTLPAQGCGFPYDGENEGHGGFLATGIANQNQLPGWLAPTDPDIVLMHLGTNDVWNNQGTANILGAYSKLLGQMRANNPSTELIIAQIIPMAAPNCGPCAQRVVDLNAAIPAWAQANSTPQSPITVVDQWTGFNPATDTYDGVHPNDSSGIQKIESRWYPALAAALG, translated from the coding sequence TCCCGGTTCCCGCGTCCGCGGACGCGCCGGCTCGCATCATGGCGCTCGGCGACTCGATCACCGGCTCGCCCGGCTGCTGGCGCGCCCTGCTCTGGCAGCACCTGCAGCAGACCGGCCACACCGACATCGACTTCGTCGGCACGTTGCCCGCCCAGGGGTGCGGCTTCCCCTACGACGGCGAGAACGAGGGCCACGGCGGCTTCCTCGCCACCGGCATCGCCAACCAGAACCAGCTGCCCGGCTGGCTCGCCCCCACCGACCCGGACATCGTGCTGATGCACCTCGGCACCAACGACGTCTGGAACAACCAGGGCACCGCCAACATCCTCGGCGCGTACAGCAAGCTGCTCGGCCAGATGCGCGCGAACAACCCGTCCACGGAACTGATCATCGCCCAGATCATTCCGATGGCGGCCCCCAACTGCGGCCCGTGCGCCCAGCGCGTGGTCGACCTGAACGCCGCCATCCCCGCGTGGGCGCAGGCCAACAGCACCCCGCAGTCGCCGATCACCGTCGTGGACCAGTGGACGGGCTTCAACCCGGCCACCGACACCTACGACGGCGTGCACCCGAACGACTCCAGCGGCATCCAGAAGATCGAGAGCCGCTGGTACCCGGCGCTGGCCGCCGCGCTCGGCTGA
- a CDS encoding ROK family transcriptional regulator, whose translation MIEPAGQHTVRRHNSALVLRAIADGPGVSRAGLAAATGLTKATVSTVVDRLIAADLVAEGEPERRNGPGRRGTVVSLSPTGPHGLGIEVGVDYLAYCLVDLTGEVRAEQVRLADNRTPEVFERAGEFLRAAMKEAEALGVPVGGVGIAVPGLVESSTGVVRLAPNLGWRDVDLAAELGGTFSVGNEANFAALAELWHGTGLPDFVHVSGEIGIGAGLVLGRSLFEGVRGLGGEIGHLPVNPQGPRCSCGAHGCLERMAGQEEILRLSGADSVDDLVRLLEDGAPVAVSAVREAARWLGIGLSTVVNLVDVPAVVLGGTYARLEPWLREPLLAELEQRVASSAWSPIHLVRSPLGTGAAVRGAAASIIRDILAAPDVPRM comes from the coding sequence ATGATCGAGCCAGCCGGACAACACACCGTGCGCCGGCACAACTCCGCCCTCGTGCTGCGCGCGATCGCCGACGGACCCGGGGTCTCGCGCGCCGGGCTGGCCGCGGCGACCGGGCTGACCAAGGCGACCGTGTCCACCGTGGTGGACCGGCTGATCGCCGCCGACCTGGTCGCCGAGGGTGAGCCGGAACGCCGCAACGGACCCGGCAGGCGCGGCACGGTGGTGTCGCTGTCCCCCACCGGGCCGCACGGGCTCGGCATCGAGGTGGGCGTGGACTACCTGGCGTACTGCCTGGTCGACCTGACCGGCGAGGTGCGGGCGGAGCAGGTCCGGTTGGCCGACAACCGGACGCCGGAGGTGTTCGAGCGGGCCGGGGAGTTCCTGCGTGCGGCGATGAAGGAGGCCGAGGCGCTGGGCGTGCCGGTGGGCGGTGTGGGGATCGCCGTGCCCGGCCTGGTCGAGTCGTCGACCGGGGTGGTGCGGCTGGCGCCGAACCTCGGGTGGCGCGATGTCGACCTGGCCGCGGAGCTCGGCGGGACGTTCTCGGTCGGCAACGAGGCGAACTTCGCCGCGCTCGCCGAACTCTGGCACGGCACGGGCCTGCCCGACTTCGTGCACGTCTCCGGGGAGATCGGCATCGGCGCGGGCCTGGTGCTCGGGCGGTCGTTGTTCGAAGGCGTGCGCGGGCTGGGCGGCGAGATCGGCCACCTGCCGGTGAACCCGCAGGGCCCGCGGTGTTCCTGCGGCGCGCACGGGTGCTTGGAGCGGATGGCCGGGCAGGAGGAGATCCTGCGCCTGTCCGGCGCCGATTCGGTCGACGACCTGGTGCGACTGCTGGAGGACGGCGCTCCCGTCGCGGTCTCGGCGGTCCGCGAGGCCGCCCGCTGGCTCGGGATTGGACTGTCCACTGTGGTCAACCTGGTGGACGTGCCGGCGGTGGTGCTCGGCGGCACCTACGCGCGGCTGGAGCCGTGGCTGCGGGAACCGCTGCTGGCCGAACTGGAGCAGCGGGTGGCCAGTTCCGCGTGGTCCCCGATCCACCTGGTGCGTTCGCCACTGGGCACCGGCGCCGCCGTCCGGGGCGCGGCCGCCTCGATCATCCGCGACATCCTCGCCGCCCCCGATGTACCACGAATGTGA
- a CDS encoding phosphotransferase, with translation MRSPDELAARTDRASRAATEAARELGLTVTAPRTIYDVFSVVVALDPAPVIARVPTVLPRSVTPAQQERFQRNELAVTRWLAERGEPTVVPSPLVPAEPVRRDGFGITFWELIEGVTEPALETGPRLALTARLHSLLREYPGELRFLEPMDGFMDDALAQLADRPDLLAPEDLDRARREWAIVEPVIASEDAFLAEFPDATIQPVHGDAPYYNLIETPGRVYFSDFEHVTRAPVEWDLVSIGDEGVAAYDAEAARLGLRPVDPRVLRFMESVRNLQVVGCLALAPELPLLVEGLKPVLEHWRATEPAGGLGK, from the coding sequence ATGCGTTCACCGGACGAACTCGCTGCCCGTACCGATCGTGCGTCCCGCGCCGCCACCGAGGCGGCGCGGGAACTCGGGCTCACGGTGACCGCGCCCAGGACCATCTACGACGTGTTCTCCGTGGTGGTCGCCTTGGACCCGGCGCCGGTGATCGCCCGCGTGCCCACGGTCCTGCCGCGCTCGGTCACCCCTGCGCAGCAGGAACGCTTCCAGCGCAACGAACTCGCCGTCACCCGGTGGCTCGCCGAGCGCGGTGAACCCACCGTGGTGCCGAGTCCGCTGGTGCCCGCCGAGCCGGTGCGCCGCGACGGGTTCGGCATCACCTTCTGGGAACTGATCGAGGGCGTGACCGAGCCCGCGCTGGAAACGGGTCCGCGGCTCGCCCTCACCGCCCGCCTGCATTCGCTGCTGCGTGAGTACCCCGGTGAACTGCGTTTCCTGGAGCCGATGGACGGCTTCATGGACGACGCGCTGGCGCAACTGGCGGACCGTCCCGACCTGCTGGCGCCCGAGGACCTGGACCGCGCGCGCCGGGAATGGGCGATCGTCGAACCGGTCATCGCCTCCGAGGACGCCTTCCTGGCCGAGTTCCCGGACGCCACGATCCAGCCCGTGCACGGAGACGCGCCCTATTACAACCTGATCGAAACACCCGGCCGGGTGTACTTCTCCGACTTCGAGCACGTCACCCGCGCACCGGTGGAATGGGACCTCGTCTCGATCGGGGACGAGGGCGTCGCCGCCTACGACGCCGAGGCCGCCCGGCTCGGGCTGCGGCCGGTGGACCCGCGGGTGCTGCGGTTCATGGAATCCGTGCGCAACCTGCAGGTCGTCGGCTGCCTGGCGCTGGCACCGGAACTGCCGCTGCTGGTCGAGGGCCTGAAGCCGGTGCTGGAGCACTGGCGGGCCACCGAACCGGCCGGTGGGCTCGGAAAATAG
- the xylA gene encoding xylose isomerase, whose translation MTQAPTREDKFSFGLWTVGWQANDMFGPASRGPLDAVEAVHRLSDLGAWGITFHDDDLIPFGSADDERERHLKRFRAALAETGLVVPMVTTNLFSHPVFKDGGLTSNDRAVRRYALRKTMRNMELAAELGASTFVLWGGREGAETDASKDINAAMDRYREGIDFLAQYVLDQGLGLRLALEPKPNEPRGDILLPTVGHALAFISTLQNHEIVGVNPEVGHEQMAGLNVVQSIGQALWQGKLFHIDLNGQRGPRYDQDLVFGHGDVLSSFFLVDLLEHGGYEGPRHFDYKPLRTENMDGVWESAAANMRSYLIFAERSRAFRADPEVQEALAASLVPELAVPTLNAGETAADLLADRSAFEDFDPDKAGERGYGFVRLAQLALDHLTGAR comes from the coding sequence ATGACGCAGGCACCGACGCGCGAGGACAAGTTCAGCTTCGGGCTGTGGACCGTGGGCTGGCAGGCGAACGACATGTTCGGCCCGGCGAGCCGCGGGCCGCTGGACGCGGTCGAGGCCGTGCACCGCCTGTCCGACCTCGGCGCCTGGGGTATCACCTTCCACGACGACGACCTGATCCCGTTCGGCTCGGCCGACGACGAGCGCGAGCGCCACCTCAAGCGCTTCCGCGCGGCACTGGCCGAGACCGGCCTGGTGGTGCCGATGGTCACCACCAACCTGTTCAGCCACCCGGTGTTCAAGGACGGCGGCCTGACCAGCAACGACCGCGCGGTCCGCCGGTACGCGCTGCGCAAGACCATGCGCAACATGGAGCTGGCCGCCGAACTCGGCGCGTCCACCTTCGTGCTCTGGGGTGGCCGCGAAGGCGCCGAGACCGACGCCTCGAAGGACATCAACGCGGCGATGGACCGCTACCGCGAGGGCATCGACTTCCTCGCCCAGTACGTCCTCGACCAGGGCCTCGGCCTGCGCCTCGCGCTCGAGCCGAAGCCGAACGAGCCGCGCGGTGACATCCTGCTGCCCACCGTCGGCCACGCGCTGGCGTTCATCTCCACCCTGCAGAACCACGAGATCGTCGGCGTCAACCCGGAGGTCGGCCACGAGCAGATGGCCGGGCTCAACGTGGTGCAGAGCATCGGCCAGGCGCTGTGGCAGGGCAAGCTGTTCCACATCGACCTCAACGGCCAGCGCGGGCCGCGGTACGACCAGGACCTCGTCTTCGGCCACGGTGACGTGCTGTCCTCGTTCTTCCTGGTCGACCTGCTCGAGCACGGCGGCTACGAGGGCCCCCGCCACTTCGACTACAAGCCGCTGCGCACCGAGAACATGGACGGCGTGTGGGAGAGCGCGGCCGCGAACATGCGCAGCTACCTGATCTTCGCCGAGCGTTCGCGTGCCTTCCGCGCCGATCCCGAGGTGCAGGAGGCGCTGGCCGCCTCGCTGGTGCCGGAGCTGGCCGTGCCCACGCTGAACGCCGGGGAGACCGCCGCCGACCTGCTCGCCGACCGGTCCGCCTTCGAGGACTTCGACCCGGACAAGGCCGGCGAGCGCGGCTACGGCTTCGTCCGCCTCGCCCAGCTGGCGCTCGACCACCTCACCGGGGCTCGCTGA